One Hippoglossus hippoglossus isolate fHipHip1 chromosome 5, fHipHip1.pri, whole genome shotgun sequence genomic window carries:
- the LOC117761259 gene encoding LOW QUALITY PROTEIN: keratin, type II cytoskeletal 8-like (The sequence of the model RefSeq protein was modified relative to this genomic sequence to represent the inferred CDS: inserted 1 base in 1 codon; deleted 1 base in 1 codon), with amino-acid sequence MSVRAMKTTSYSSASSHRGPSQGFSSQSYSGYGGARQSHTVRSSYGGVGSCGASVGAGGFKVAGGYVAGGAAQRGGGVEFGYMGFGGGMGGGMANELVAPITAVTVNKSLLAPLNLEIDPNIQVVRTQEKEQIKSLNNRFASFIDKVRFLEQQNKVLETKWKLLQEQTTSRSNIDAMFEAYIANLRKQVDNLGHEKVKLESDLHHMKGLVEDFKTKYEDEINKRNESENNFVLMKKETDAAFMIKTDLEAQLDGLSDKIDFLRQIYNAEISELQGQIKDTSVVVEMDNSRYLDMDAIVAEVRAQYEDIANRSRAEAETWYQTKYTEMQHSASKHGDDVKSTKAEIAEINRRIMRLQSEIEXVKAQRTNLETQIAEAEERGELAVKDAKLRMRELEEALQRAKHDMAYQVRQYQELMNVKLALDIEIATYRKLLEGEEDRLATGIKVNVAKQTSVNYSAYGLESSCTPVYASSSFGGVKASSSFGGVKASSSFGGVKASSSFGGVKASSSFGGVKASSGSIAALEGGAVKSATITKTETVVIKTEEKKTEVEEKKTEVEEKKEEQAVIEEPATVEQKEQEHVEDEAEAEAEAEAEAEAEAEAEAEAEAEAEAEAVADE; translated from the exons ATGTCCGTCAGAGCCATGAAGACCACCAGTTACTCCTCCGCGTCTTCTCACAGGGGCCCATCTCAAGGCTTCAGCAGCCAGTCCTACTCTGGCTATGGTGGTGCCAGGCAGAGCCATACTGTCCGCAGCTCCTACGGGGGAGTGGGCAGCTGCGGTGCCAGTGTGGGTGCCGGGGGGTTTAAGGTGGCTGGTGGGTATGTTGCTGGGGGTGCTGCGCAAAGAGGTGGCGGGGTAGAGTTTGGCTACATGGGatttggtggaggtatgggAGGTGGCATGGCCAATGAGCTGGTGGCCCCCATCACAGCAGTGACCGTGAACAAGAGCCTGCTGGCGCCCCTGAACCTGGAGATTGACCCCAACATCCAGGTTGTCCGCACCCAGGAGAAGGAGCAGATCAAGAGCCTCAACAACCGCTTCGCCTCCTTCATTGACAAG gtacGTTTCTtggagcagcagaacaaagtACTGGAGACCAAGTGGAAACTTCTGCAGGAACAGACCACGTCTCGCTCCAACATCGACGCCATGTTCGAAGCTTACATCGCCAACCTGCGCAAGCAGGTCGACAACTTGGGTCATGAAAAAGTCAAGCTGGAATCTGACCTGCATCACATGAAGGGCCTGGTCGAGGACTTCAAAACCAA GTATGAAGATGAGATTAACAAGCGCAACGAAAGTGAGAACAACTTTGTCCTCATGAAGAAG gaaaCAGATGCAGCCTTCATGATTAAGACGGACCTGGAAGCCCAACTGGACGGGCTCTCTGATAAGATTGACTTCTTGAGGCAGATCTACAACGCA GAAATCAGTGAGCTCCAGGGCCAGATCAAGGACACATCCGTTGTGGTCGAGATGGACAACAGCCGTTACCTTGACATGGACGCCATTGTCGCTGAGGTGCGCGCCCAGTATGAGGATATCGCAAACCGCAGCAGAGCCGAGGCTGAGACGTGGTACCAGACCAAG TACACAGAGATGCAGCACTCAGCC AGCAAACATGGTGACGACGTGAAGTCAACAAAGGCGGAGATCGCTGAAATTAACCGCAGGATAATGAGGCTCCAGTCTGAAATTG TGGTTAAAGCACAA CGCACCAATTTGGAAACTCAGATCGCAGAGGCCGAGGAGCGTGGTGAGCTGGCAGTGAAGGATGCTAAACTCCGCATGAGAGAGCTAGAGGAGGCTCTGCAGAGAGCCAAGCACGACATGGCCTATCAAGTCCGCCAGTACCAGGAACTGATGAATGTGAAGCTGGCCCTAGACATTGAGATCGCCACctacaggaagctgctggagggagaggaggacag GTTAGCAACAGGAATCAAGGTTAATGTAGCAAAACAGACAT CTGTGAACTACAGTGCCTACGGCCTAGAGAGCTCCTGCACCCCAGTCTACGCCAGCAGCTCCTTTGGAGGAGTCAAAGCCAGCAGCTCCTTTGGAGGAGTCAAAGCCAGCAGCTCGTTTGGAGGAGTCAAAGCCAGCAGCTCCTTTGGAGGAGTCAAAGCCAGCAGCTCCTTTGGAGGAGTCAAAGCCAGCAGTGGTTCCATCGCTGCCCTGGAGGGAGGAGCGGTGAAGAGCGCCACGATCACCAAGACAGAAACCGTGGTGAtcaagacagaggagaagaagacagaggtggaggagaagaagacagaggtggaggagaagaaggaggagcaggCGGTGATCGAGGAGCCGGCTACAGTGGAGCAGAAGGAGCAGGAACATGTGGAGGAcgaggctgaggctgaggctgaagctgaagctgaggctgaggctgaggctgaggctgag gctgaagctgaagctgaagctgaagctgaggCTGTGGCTGATGAGTGA